TCTTTACTGGATCGGCATTTATTGTCATAATAAGTATTGGACTGTTATTCAGTTATCGTTTCATTACAAACAGTAGTTTTTTTGCGGTACAAAAAATTCAAATTTCCGGAAATGTTCGACTGGAACAAGATGATGTTTTGAATCTTGCTCATCTTAAAAGTGGTGACAATAGTATCGCAGTAAATATTTCAGAGATAGAATATAAACTGCTACGCAGCCCTTGGGTAGATAGCGTATCAGTTAAGCGTCAGTTGCCGGGTAATCTCGCCATTACCATTAAAGAGCGGGAACCGCGCTATTGGATGCGGCAAGAAAACCGTATCGTGTATGCAGATGAAAAAGGAAACCCCATTGACTATGTTGGCACGTATAAGTTTGCCTCCCTCCCTTTTTTGTCTGTAGATGCCGGAACAGAACATCTTTTGCAGCGTTTGCCGCAACTGCTGGCAGAACTTGATTCGTCAGGACTGCCGCTCGCATCGCAAAATGCTGCATGGATAAAGCTTAGCCTGAGCGGTGGTATTACGTTGTTTCTGGAATCGGAAAATATTCTATTGAGTATTGGAGTAGAAAACTGGACTTCTAACTTGCGCCATCTTGTCGCAACCATTGACGATATGAAGCGGCGTAGCGAATTTACAAATATTCGCAGCATTAAGGCGGAAGATCGAAATGTCTGGATTAATACTAGTACTTCCCAATCGGCAAGCTAGATAAAGAGGAGTGTTGCATGTCTAAATCAGACCTCATTGTGGGCCTTGATATTGGAACGACAAAGATTTGTGCCGTAGTCGGAGAGCCTTCTCCGAGCGGGGTCGATATTGTTGGCATCGGAACAGCTCCGTCCACTGGTTTGCGTAAAGGTGTAGTGGTAAACATTGAGCAGACAGTGCAGTCAATAAAGAAGGCTTTAGAAGAAGCTGAACTGATGGCTGGCTGCGAAATTGCCTCTGTGTATACCGGAATAGCTGGCAGCCACATCAAAGGATTTAACAGCCATGGCGTGATTGCTGTTAAAGGCGGAGAAGTGTGCAGTAGAGATGTGGATCGCGTGATGGATGCGGCGAAAGCTGTTGCTATTCCGCTTGATCGTGAAGTTATCCACACATTGCCACAGGAATTTATTGTTGATGATCAGCATGGTATTGCTGATCCGCTCGGCATGGCGGGCGTCCGTCTTGAAGTTAGGGTGCATATCGTAACAGGTGCAGTGACAAGCGCACAAAATATTGTACGTTCGTGTCACAGAAGCGGTCTTGATGTTTCCGATATTGTGCTCGAAGCATGGGCGTCTTCCAAAGCTGTACTTACAGCGGAAGAAAATGAAATTGGTGTTGCACTGGTCGATATTGGTGGGGGAACTACTGATATTGCTGTGTTTGCTGACGATTCTGTCAAGCATACCGCGGTGCTTCCACTTGGTGGACAAAATCTTACCAATGACATTGCTTTTGGTTTGCGTACTCCAATGGTGAGTGCGGAAAAAATTAAAATGAAGTACGGCTGTGCACTCGCTGAAATTGTGCAGGGTGACGAAGTTATTGAGGTGCCAAGTGTTGGCGGAAGAGAGCCACGGAAGCTTTCTCGTCAGGTTTTGGCAGAAATCTGCGAACCTCGTATGGAAGAGATCCTGACCCTTGTAGATCAGGAACTTATCCGTTCCGGCTTTAAAAACCTTATTGGTGCCGGTATCGTTTTGACTGGTGGCACTTCTCTTATTGAAGGCTGTCAGGAGCTTGGTGAGCAAATCTTCGGTCTTCCAACGCGAATTGGATACCCGCGCGGCGTAGGCGGTCTTAAAGATGTAGTAAACAGCCCT
The nucleotide sequence above comes from Halodesulfovibrio sp.. Encoded proteins:
- the ftsA gene encoding cell division protein FtsA; translation: MSKSDLIVGLDIGTTKICAVVGEPSPSGVDIVGIGTAPSTGLRKGVVVNIEQTVQSIKKALEEAELMAGCEIASVYTGIAGSHIKGFNSHGVIAVKGGEVCSRDVDRVMDAAKAVAIPLDREVIHTLPQEFIVDDQHGIADPLGMAGVRLEVRVHIVTGAVTSAQNIVRSCHRSGLDVSDIVLEAWASSKAVLTAEENEIGVALVDIGGGTTDIAVFADDSVKHTAVLPLGGQNLTNDIAFGLRTPMVSAEKIKMKYGCALAEIVQGDEVIEVPSVGGREPRKLSRQVLAEICEPRMEEILTLVDQELIRSGFKNLIGAGIVLTGGTSLIEGCQELGEQIFGLPTRIGYPRGVGGLKDVVNSPKFATAVGLLNYGSEKEDFDIHFSSSSPNRESTMFTRVLSTMKKWFTDVS
- a CDS encoding FtsQ-type POTRA domain-containing protein, with product MAARRKKKAPLPLVKKSYRRLFSDFFHAKSTSLLLSWAITLFTGSAFIVIISIGLLFSYRFITNSSFFAVQKIQISGNVRLEQDDVLNLAHLKSGDNSIAVNISEIEYKLLRSPWVDSVSVKRQLPGNLAITIKEREPRYWMRQENRIVYADEKGNPIDYVGTYKFASLPFLSVDAGTEHLLQRLPQLLAELDSSGLPLASQNAAWIKLSLSGGITLFLESENILLSIGVENWTSNLRHLVATIDDMKRRSEFTNIRSIKAEDRNVWINTSTSQSAS